The following are encoded in a window of Pseudomonas sp. St316 genomic DNA:
- a CDS encoding gamma carbonic anhydrase family protein, translating into MTLRTYQNHSPRLARGAFVDSTAVVIGDVEIGEDSSVWPLTVIRGDMHRIRIGARTSVQDGCVLHITHAGPFNPDGFPLLIGDDVTVAHKVMLHGCSVGNRILIGMGSIVMDGAVVEDDVIIGAGSLVPPGKRLESGFLYVGSPVKQARPLTDKERAFFTYSAANYVKLKDLHLAEGYDQV; encoded by the coding sequence GTGACCCTTCGCACGTACCAGAACCACAGCCCGCGGCTAGCCCGTGGCGCTTTTGTCGACAGCACCGCGGTGGTGATCGGCGACGTCGAAATCGGCGAAGACAGCTCCGTCTGGCCGCTGACGGTCATTCGCGGCGATATGCACCGCATCCGTATCGGTGCGCGTACCAGCGTCCAGGATGGTTGCGTGCTGCACATCACCCACGCCGGACCGTTCAATCCCGATGGCTTCCCGTTGCTGATCGGCGACGACGTGACTGTCGCCCACAAAGTCATGCTCCATGGTTGCTCCGTGGGCAACCGGATCCTGATCGGCATGGGCAGCATCGTCATGGACGGCGCGGTGGTCGAAGATGATGTAATCATCGGTGCCGGCAGCCTGGTACCGCCGGGCAAACGCCTGGAAAGCGGCTTTTTGTATGTCGGCAGCCCGGTGAAGCAGGCCCGGCCACTGACCGACAAGGAACGCGCGTTTTTCACCTACAGCGCGGCGAACTACGTGAAGCTCAAGGACCTGCATCTGGCCGAAGGCTACGACCAGGTCTGA
- a CDS encoding HAD family hydrolase, with amino-acid sequence MHYQTVLFDLDGTLTDPREGITRSIQFALSKLGIDEPDLTRLEHFIGPPLLQAFMQFYDFDEAKAWEAVNFYRERFKVTGLYENRVFDGVMPLLETLDGQGRQLYIATSKPWVFAREIARHFDFAQHFKVIYGSELDGTRTNKVELIAHLLAEEGLDPANTLMIGDRKHDLIGAHSNGLDAAAVGYGFGSHEELSAEGPAYHFETVDALHQAFLRR; translated from the coding sequence ATGCACTACCAGACTGTACTCTTCGACCTCGACGGCACCCTCACCGACCCGCGCGAGGGCATTACCCGTTCGATCCAGTTCGCCTTGAGCAAACTGGGCATCGACGAACCCGACCTGACCCGCCTTGAGCATTTCATCGGCCCACCGCTGTTGCAGGCCTTCATGCAGTTTTACGACTTCGACGAGGCGAAGGCCTGGGAGGCGGTGAACTTCTATCGTGAACGCTTCAAGGTCACCGGCTTATACGAAAATCGTGTCTTCGACGGCGTGATGCCACTGCTGGAAACCTTGGACGGCCAAGGGCGCCAGTTGTACATCGCCACCTCCAAACCCTGGGTCTTCGCCCGGGAAATCGCCCGCCACTTCGACTTCGCCCAGCACTTCAAGGTGATCTACGGCAGCGAACTGGACGGCACCCGCACCAATAAAGTCGAGCTGATCGCCCACCTACTGGCCGAAGAAGGCCTCGACCCAGCCAATACCCTGATGATCGGCGACCGCAAACACGACCTGATCGGCGCCCACAGCAATGGCTTGGATGCGGCGGCGGTGGGATATGGGTTTGGCAGTCATGAAGAACTCAGCGCCGAGGGCCCGGCGTATCACTTCGAGACGGTGGATGCGTTGCATCAGGCGTTTTTGCGGCGTTAG
- a CDS encoding transposase, with the protein MTTLPHSNQLRFGRYSQSGQIYLLTVNTRDREPFFSRFETGRLVVDAFRKAQQEQFAHSLAWVVMPDHFHWLIELQGIGLSKLIARTKSRTTVVFNRLMQREGSLWQDGFHDRAIRKEEELQKVARYIVANPLRAGLVTKIGDYPLWDAIWV; encoded by the coding sequence ATGACAACACTGCCTCACTCCAATCAATTGCGTTTCGGGCGTTATTCGCAGTCTGGGCAAATCTATTTGCTGACAGTGAATACGCGCGACCGCGAACCGTTTTTTAGTCGCTTCGAGACAGGGCGCTTGGTGGTTGATGCCTTTCGGAAGGCCCAGCAAGAGCAATTTGCCCACTCGTTAGCCTGGGTGGTGATGCCGGACCATTTTCACTGGCTGATCGAATTGCAGGGTATAGGACTCTCCAAACTGATAGCGCGAACGAAGTCTCGGACCACAGTTGTCTTCAATCGATTGATGCAGCGGGAAGGCTCGCTTTGGCAGGATGGGTTCCATGACCGGGCCATTCGAAAGGAGGAAGAGTTACAAAAAGTCGCGCGATACATCGTGGCAAACCCGTTGCGGGCCGGTTTAGTTACGAAAATTGGGGACTATCCCTTGTGGGACGCGATATGGGTCTGA
- a CDS encoding AraC family transcriptional regulator, whose product MLHSHLTTLNAVSLVLSTFKHQGLPSEALLAGSGISAADLSRADTRITTNQEMQVCANAVALKRDIGLELGLRMHVSSYGMLGYALLTSATLGDALRLALRYPALLGTLFELNLDDDGQCIWFSASDYRENPALAVFNAEFCMVSLRVICNDLLGHVLPLHAARFEHPAPDYQARYAALFDCPVRFGSVDNAFAFERHWLDQPLPLADPITHHAMAERCRRQNTEFTGRQAWLGRIRQLLDAQLDAAPGLEGLAEQMNCSARTLRRHLKDLGCSYQELLDELRFERAKQMLCEDQLPIYRIAERLGFSETASFRHAFVRWSGVAPSQFRA is encoded by the coding sequence ATGCTTCATTCCCACCTCACCACCCTCAACGCCGTCTCTCTGGTACTGAGCACCTTCAAGCACCAAGGGCTGCCCAGTGAGGCATTGCTGGCCGGCAGCGGCATCAGCGCGGCGGACCTGAGCCGGGCCGATACACGCATCACCACCAACCAGGAGATGCAGGTCTGCGCCAACGCCGTGGCTCTCAAGCGCGACATCGGCCTGGAACTGGGCCTGCGCATGCACGTTTCGTCCTACGGGATGCTCGGCTATGCGCTGCTCACCAGTGCCACCTTAGGTGACGCCTTGCGCCTGGCGCTGCGCTATCCGGCGCTATTGGGAACACTCTTCGAACTGAACCTGGACGATGACGGCCAGTGCATCTGGTTCAGCGCCAGCGATTATCGGGAGAATCCGGCCCTGGCAGTGTTCAATGCCGAGTTCTGCATGGTTTCGCTGAGGGTAATCTGTAACGACCTCCTTGGTCATGTACTGCCCTTGCATGCGGCACGCTTCGAACATCCGGCGCCCGATTACCAGGCGCGCTACGCAGCGCTCTTCGATTGCCCGGTGCGCTTTGGCAGCGTCGATAATGCGTTCGCTTTCGAGCGTCACTGGCTCGACCAACCCTTGCCCCTGGCCGACCCCATCACCCATCACGCCATGGCCGAACGCTGCCGCCGGCAGAACACCGAATTCACCGGACGCCAGGCCTGGCTGGGGCGGATCCGCCAGTTGCTCGATGCCCAACTGGACGCCGCCCCCGGACTGGAAGGCCTCGCCGAACAAATGAACTGCTCGGCCCGCACCTTGCGGCGCCACCTCAAGGACCTGGGCTGCAGCTACCAGGAACTGCTGGACGAACTGCGCTTCGAACGGGCCAAGCAGATGCTCTGCGAGGACCAATTGCCGATCTATCGAATCGCCGAACGACTGGGCTTCAGCGAAACCGCCAGCTTCCGCCATGCCTTCGTGCGCTGGAGTGGGGTAGCGCCGAGCCAGTTCAGGGCCTGA
- a CDS encoding asparaginase — MNSTTYPGAQHVMVLYTGGTIGMQASAHGLAPASGFEARMRDYLHSQPELVVPQWRFREMSPLIDSANMTPAYWQQLREAVVDAVDVQGCDSVLILHGTDTLAYSAAAMSFQLLGLHARVCFTGSMLPAGVTDSDAWENLSGALVALGQGLAPGVHLYFHGELLAPTRCAKVRSFGRHPFKRLERQGGGVKASSLPAQLNYNQPKHLANIAALPLFPGISAEILDGLLGSGIQGLVLECYGSGTGPSDNPAFLASLERARDSGVVVVAVTQCHEGGVELDVYEAGSRLRGVGVLSGGGMTREAAFGKLQALIGAGLPVEEVRRLVELDLCGELS; from the coding sequence ATGAATTCCACGACCTACCCTGGCGCCCAGCACGTCATGGTGCTCTACACTGGCGGCACCATCGGCATGCAGGCCAGCGCCCACGGCCTGGCCCCGGCATCCGGTTTCGAAGCGCGGATGCGCGATTACCTGCACAGCCAACCCGAACTCGTCGTACCGCAATGGCGCTTCCGGGAAATGTCACCGCTGATCGACAGCGCCAACATGACCCCGGCCTACTGGCAGCAACTGCGCGAAGCGGTGGTCGATGCCGTGGATGTGCAGGGCTGCGACAGCGTACTGATCCTGCACGGTACCGACACTCTGGCCTACAGCGCCGCGGCGATGAGTTTCCAACTGCTGGGCCTGCATGCGCGGGTCTGCTTCACCGGTTCCATGCTGCCCGCCGGCGTGACCGACAGCGACGCCTGGGAAAACCTCAGCGGCGCGCTGGTCGCCCTTGGCCAGGGTCTGGCGCCAGGCGTGCACCTGTACTTCCACGGTGAACTGCTGGCACCAACCCGTTGCGCGAAAGTGCGCAGCTTCGGTCGCCACCCGTTCAAGCGCCTCGAACGCCAGGGCGGCGGCGTCAAAGCCTCCTCGCTGCCGGCGCAGTTGAATTACAACCAGCCCAAGCACCTGGCGAACATCGCCGCGCTGCCGCTGTTTCCCGGCATCAGTGCCGAGATCCTGGACGGCCTGCTGGGCAGCGGCATCCAGGGCCTGGTGCTGGAGTGCTATGGCAGCGGCACCGGGCCGAGCGACAACCCGGCCTTCCTCGCCAGCCTCGAGCGGGCGCGGGACAGCGGCGTGGTGGTCGTGGCGGTGACCCAATGCCATGAAGGTGGTGTCGAGCTGGACGTGTATGAGGCTGGCAGCCGCTTGCGCGGCGTCGGCGTGCTGTCCGGCGGCGGCATGACCCGTGAAGCCGCGTTCGGCAAGTTGCAGGCGTTGATTGGCGCCGGGCTGCCGGTGGAAGAGGTTCGGCGGCTGGTAGAGCTGGACCTGTGTGGCGAGCTGAGCTGA
- a CDS encoding alanine/glycine:cation symporter family protein, which yields MLEVINDFLSGKVLIVLIVGLGSYFTIRSRFVQFRHFFHMFSVFRDSLKSSTDQLSSFQALMLSLAGRVGAGNIAGVGIAVTLGGPGAVFWMWVTALVGMSSSFFECSLGQLYKRCDSEGQYRGGPSYYIQHGLQKRWLGMIMALLLLVTFGFAFNGLQAHAVTHSLNNAFGLDTTYTGLGLAVLLGLVFIGGIKRIARVADLLVPVKTLAYIAVTIYVIVLQFDHVPAMLATIVKSAFGLDQAFGGLIGSAIVMGVKRGVFANEAGLGSAPNVAAVASVEHPVAQGVVQAFSVFLDTFVICTCTALLILLSGFYTPGFEGDGIALTQNSLAAVVGDWGRVFISVALSLFVFTSILYNYYLGENNLRFILGENRKALIAYRALVLVLIFWGAIENLGTVFAFADITMTLLAFVNLIALFLLFKVGMRILRDYDDQRSAGIKTPVFDSSKFPDLDLDRKAWPATPSAPVAKPDTAVAGATAAQR from the coding sequence ATGCTTGAAGTCATCAACGACTTCCTCTCAGGGAAAGTGCTGATCGTGCTCATTGTCGGGCTCGGGAGCTACTTCACGATCCGCTCGCGTTTCGTCCAGTTCCGTCATTTCTTTCATATGTTCTCGGTGTTCCGTGACAGCCTGAAAAGCAGCACTGACCAGCTCAGTTCCTTCCAGGCCCTGATGCTCAGCCTGGCCGGTCGTGTCGGCGCGGGCAACATCGCCGGTGTCGGCATCGCCGTGACCCTCGGCGGTCCTGGTGCGGTGTTCTGGATGTGGGTGACCGCCCTGGTCGGCATGTCCAGCAGCTTCTTCGAATGCTCCCTCGGCCAGCTCTACAAGCGCTGCGACTCCGAAGGCCAGTACCGTGGCGGCCCGTCCTACTACATCCAGCACGGCCTGCAAAAACGCTGGTTGGGCATGATCATGGCGCTCCTGCTGCTGGTCACCTTCGGCTTCGCCTTCAACGGCCTGCAAGCCCACGCGGTCACCCATTCCCTGAACAACGCCTTTGGCTTGGACACCACCTACACCGGCCTGGGCCTGGCAGTGCTGCTGGGCCTGGTGTTCATCGGTGGGATCAAGCGTATCGCCAGGGTTGCCGACCTGCTGGTACCGGTCAAGACCCTGGCGTATATCGCCGTGACCATCTACGTGATCGTGCTGCAGTTCGACCACGTACCGGCCATGCTGGCGACCATCGTCAAGAGCGCCTTCGGTCTGGACCAGGCCTTTGGCGGCCTGATCGGCAGCGCCATCGTCATGGGCGTCAAACGTGGCGTGTTCGCCAACGAAGCCGGCCTGGGCAGTGCGCCTAACGTGGCCGCCGTAGCCTCGGTCGAGCACCCGGTAGCCCAGGGCGTGGTACAGGCGTTCAGCGTGTTCCTGGACACGTTCGTGATCTGCACCTGCACCGCGCTGCTGATCCTGCTGTCGGGCTTCTACACCCCAGGCTTCGAAGGCGACGGCATTGCCCTGACCCAGAACTCCCTGGCAGCCGTAGTGGGTGACTGGGGCCGGGTATTCATCTCCGTGGCCTTGTCCTTGTTCGTGTTCACCTCGATCCTCTACAACTACTACCTGGGCGAAAACAACCTGCGCTTCATACTGGGTGAAAACCGCAAGGCCCTGATCGCCTACCGCGCGCTGGTCCTGGTCCTGATTTTCTGGGGCGCCATCGAAAACCTCGGCACCGTGTTCGCCTTTGCCGACATCACCATGACCCTGCTGGCGTTCGTGAACCTGATCGCGCTGTTCCTGCTGTTCAAGGTCGGCATGCGCATCCTGCGTGACTACGATGACCAGCGCTCGGCCGGTATCAAGACTCCAGTCTTCGACTCCAGCAAGTTCCCGGACCTGGACCTGGACCGCAAGGCTTGGCCAGCCACCCCTTCGGCGCCGGTTGCCAAACCTGACACCGCTGTTGCTGGTGCGACTGCAGCGCAACGCTGA
- the aspA gene encoding aspartate ammonia-lyase: MSSAASFRTEKDLLGVLEVPAQAYYGIQTLRAVNNFRLSGVPISHYPKLVVGLAMVKQAAADANRELGQLSEAKHAAISEACARLIRGDFHEEFVVDMIQGGAGTSTNMNANEVIANIALEAMGHQKGEYQYLHPNNDVNMAQSTNDAYPTAIRLGLLLGHDALLASLDSLIQAFAAKGEEFSHVLKMGRTQLQDAVPMTLGQEFRAFATTLSEDLARLKTLAPELLTEVNLGGTAIGTGINADPRYQALAVQRLATISGQPLVPAADLIEATSDMGAFVLFSGMLKRTAVKLSKICNDLRLLSSGPRTGINEINLPARQPGSSIMPGKVNPVIPEAVNQVAFQIIGNDLALTIAAEGGQLQLNVMEPLIAFKIFDSIRLLQRAMDMLREHCIVGITANEARCRELVEHSIGLVTALNPYIGYENATRIARIALESGRGVLELVREEGLLDDAMLDDILRPENMIAPRLVPLKA; encoded by the coding sequence ATGTCCTCCGCTGCATCATTCCGCACTGAAAAAGACCTGCTTGGCGTACTCGAAGTACCGGCGCAAGCGTATTACGGCATCCAGACCCTACGAGCGGTAAACAACTTCCGTCTCTCGGGCGTCCCGATCTCGCATTACCCTAAGCTGGTGGTCGGTCTGGCAATGGTCAAACAGGCCGCCGCTGACGCCAACCGCGAACTGGGCCAGCTCAGCGAAGCCAAGCACGCCGCCATCAGTGAAGCCTGTGCACGATTGATCCGCGGCGATTTCCACGAAGAATTCGTGGTGGACATGATCCAGGGCGGCGCCGGCACGTCGACCAACATGAACGCCAACGAAGTCATCGCCAACATCGCGCTGGAGGCCATGGGCCACCAGAAAGGCGAGTACCAGTACCTGCACCCCAACAACGACGTGAACATGGCGCAGTCCACCAACGACGCCTACCCGACCGCGATCCGCCTGGGTCTGCTGTTGGGCCACGACGCGTTGCTGGCTAGCCTCGACAGCCTGATCCAGGCGTTCGCGGCCAAAGGTGAAGAATTCAGCCACGTCCTGAAAATGGGCCGCACCCAGCTGCAAGACGCCGTGCCGATGACCCTCGGCCAGGAATTCCGTGCCTTCGCCACCACCCTGAGCGAAGACCTGGCGCGCCTGAAAACCCTGGCGCCTGAACTGCTCACCGAAGTGAACCTGGGCGGCACCGCCATCGGCACCGGCATCAATGCCGACCCGCGCTACCAGGCCCTGGCCGTACAGCGCCTGGCGACCATCAGCGGCCAGCCGCTGGTTCCAGCCGCCGACCTGATCGAAGCCACCTCCGACATGGGCGCCTTCGTGCTGTTCTCCGGCATGCTCAAGCGCACTGCGGTCAAGCTGTCGAAGATCTGCAACGACCTGCGCCTGCTGTCCAGCGGCCCACGCACCGGCATCAACGAAATCAACCTGCCGGCCCGCCAGCCAGGCAGCTCGATCATGCCCGGCAAGGTCAACCCGGTGATCCCGGAAGCGGTCAACCAGGTGGCATTCCAGATTATCGGCAACGACCTGGCCCTGACCATCGCGGCCGAAGGCGGCCAACTGCAACTGAACGTGATGGAACCGCTGATCGCTTTCAAGATCTTCGACTCGATCCGCCTGCTGCAACGGGCCATGGACATGCTGCGCGAGCACTGCATCGTCGGCATCACCGCCAACGAAGCGCGCTGCCGTGAACTGGTCGAGCATTCGATCGGCCTGGTCACCGCCCTGAACCCGTACATCGGCTATGAAAACGCCACCCGCATCGCCCGTATTGCCCTGGAAAGTGGCCGCGGCGTGCTGGAACTGGTGCGCGAAGAAGGCTTGCTCGACGACGCCATGCTCGACGACATCCTGCGCCCGGAAAACATGATTGCTCCGCGTCTGGTCCCGCTCAAAGCGTGA
- a CDS encoding LysR substrate-binding domain-containing protein, which yields MNLESKWLEDFSALAATRSFSQAAERRFVTQPAFSRRIRSLEAALGLTLVNRSRTPVELTAAGQLFLVTARTVVEQLGEVLRHLHHLEGGQGEVIQVAAAHSLALGFFPRWIAQLRNEGMNIATRLVATNVGDAVHALREGGCDLMLAFYDPDSAMQMDPEIFPSLHLGQTEMLPVCAADASGNPLFDLEGEASVPLLAYSAGAFLGRSVNQLLRQRALRFTTIYETAMADSLKSMALEGLGIAWVPHLSVRAELARGELVICGGTQWHVPLEIRLYRCALVRKANVRLLWRKLEGGVVQGAAGL from the coding sequence ATGAATCTTGAAAGCAAATGGCTTGAGGACTTCAGTGCCCTGGCTGCTACCCGCAGTTTCTCCCAGGCGGCCGAGCGGCGCTTCGTGACGCAACCGGCGTTCAGCCGGCGAATCCGCAGCCTGGAGGCGGCGCTGGGGCTGACCCTGGTCAATCGTTCGCGCACGCCTGTCGAGCTGACGGCGGCGGGGCAGTTGTTCCTGGTGACGGCGCGCACGGTGGTTGAGCAGTTGGGTGAAGTGCTGCGTCATTTGCATCACCTGGAGGGCGGGCAGGGCGAAGTCATACAAGTGGCCGCCGCCCACTCCCTGGCGCTGGGCTTTTTCCCGCGCTGGATCGCGCAACTGCGCAACGAAGGGATGAACATCGCCACGCGGCTGGTGGCGACCAACGTCGGTGATGCCGTCCACGCCTTGCGTGAAGGCGGCTGCGACCTGATGCTGGCCTTCTACGATCCGGACTCGGCCATGCAGATGGACCCGGAGATCTTCCCGTCGCTGCACCTGGGCCAGACCGAGATGCTGCCGGTGTGCGCCGCCGATGCCAGCGGCAATCCGCTGTTCGACCTTGAAGGCGAGGCCAGCGTGCCGCTGCTGGCCTACAGTGCCGGGGCATTCCTCGGGCGTTCGGTCAACCAGTTGTTGCGCCAGCGGGCGCTGCGTTTCACCACGATCTACGAAACGGCCATGGCCGACAGCCTGAAAAGCATGGCCCTGGAAGGCCTGGGCATCGCCTGGGTGCCGCACCTGAGCGTACGCGCCGAACTGGCCCGGGGTGAACTGGTGATCTGCGGCGGCACGCAGTGGCACGTGCCGTTGGAGATCCGTCTTTACCGCTGCGCCTTGGTACGCAAGGCCAATGTGCGGTTGTTGTGGCGCAAGCTCGAAGGTGGCGTGGTGCAGGGCGCCGCCGGACTCTGA
- the purE gene encoding 5-(carboxyamino)imidazole ribonucleotide mutase, with amino-acid sequence MSALVGVIMGSKSDWSTLSHTADMLEKLGIPYEVKVVSAHRTPDLLFQYAEEAEARGIEVIIAGAGGAAHLPGMCAAKTHLPVLGVPVQSSMLSGVDSLLSIVQMPAGIPVATLAIGKAGAINAALLSASILGAKHPQFHTVLKKFRAEQTDSVLDNPDPRIA; translated from the coding sequence ATGAGTGCACTGGTTGGCGTGATCATGGGCTCCAAGTCCGATTGGTCCACCCTTAGCCACACCGCCGATATGCTGGAAAAGCTCGGCATCCCTTACGAGGTGAAAGTGGTCTCTGCCCACCGTACCCCGGACCTGCTGTTCCAGTACGCCGAAGAGGCCGAGGCGCGTGGCATCGAGGTGATCATCGCCGGTGCCGGTGGCGCCGCCCATTTGCCAGGCATGTGTGCGGCCAAGACCCATCTGCCGGTGCTGGGCGTGCCGGTCCAGTCTTCGATGCTCTCGGGCGTCGATTCGTTGCTGTCGATCGTGCAGATGCCGGCCGGCATTCCGGTCGCGACCCTGGCCATCGGCAAGGCCGGCGCGATCAACGCAGCCCTGCTGTCGGCGAGCATCCTGGGCGCCAAGCACCCACAATTTCATACCGTGCTGAAAAAATTCCGCGCTGAGCAGACAGACAGCGTCCTGGACAATCCAGACCCACGCATTGCCTGA
- a CDS encoding 5-(carboxyamino)imidazole ribonucleotide synthase: MKIGVIGGGQLGRMLALAGTPLGMNFAFLDPAPDACAAALGEHLRADYGDQDHLRQLADEVDLVTFEFESVPAETVAFLSQFVPVYPSAEALRIARDRWFEKNMFKDLGIPTPAFADIQSQADLDAAVAAIGLPAVLKTRTLGYDGKGQKVLRKPEDVVGTFAELGSVGCLLEGFVPFTGEVSLIAVRARDGEIRFYPLVHNTHKDGILKLSVASTDHPLQALAEDYSSRVLKQLDYVGVMAFEFFEVDGGLKANEIAPRVHNSGHWTTEGAECSQFENHLRAVAGLPLGSTAKVGESAMLNFIGKVPDGEKVLSIADCHLHHYGKAFKAGRKVGHANLRCADRATLAQQIIKVETLIAEQ, from the coding sequence ATGAAGATCGGTGTAATCGGTGGCGGCCAGTTGGGCCGCATGTTGGCCCTGGCAGGTACACCGCTGGGGATGAACTTCGCTTTCCTGGACCCGGCGCCGGACGCCTGCGCCGCGGCACTGGGTGAACACCTGCGGGCCGACTACGGCGACCAGGATCACCTGCGTCAATTGGCTGATGAAGTTGACCTGGTGACCTTCGAGTTCGAAAGCGTCCCGGCCGAAACCGTGGCCTTCCTGTCCCAGTTCGTCCCGGTCTACCCGAGCGCCGAAGCCTTGCGGATCGCCCGTGATCGCTGGTTCGAAAAGAACATGTTCAAGGACCTGGGCATCCCCACGCCAGCGTTCGCCGACATCCAGTCCCAGGCCGACCTGGACGCTGCCGTTGCCGCCATCGGCCTGCCGGCCGTGCTCAAGACCCGGACCCTGGGTTACGACGGCAAGGGCCAGAAAGTCCTGCGCAAGCCTGAAGACGTGGTCGGTACCTTCGCCGAACTCGGCAGCGTGGGCTGCCTGCTGGAAGGCTTCGTGCCGTTCACCGGGGAAGTCTCGCTGATCGCCGTGCGTGCCCGTGACGGTGAAATCCGTTTCTATCCTCTGGTGCACAACACGCACAAGGACGGCATCCTCAAGCTGTCCGTCGCCAGCACCGACCATCCGTTGCAGGCCTTGGCCGAGGATTATTCCAGCCGCGTGCTCAAGCAGCTCGACTATGTCGGCGTGATGGCGTTCGAGTTCTTTGAAGTGGACGGTGGCCTCAAGGCCAACGAAATCGCCCCTCGGGTACACAACTCCGGGCACTGGACCACCGAAGGCGCCGAGTGCAGCCAGTTCGAAAACCACCTGCGGGCGGTCGCCGGGCTGCCGCTGGGGTCGACCGCCAAGGTCGGTGAGAGCGCGATGCTCAACTTCATCGGCAAGGTGCCGGACGGCGAGAAAGTCCTGTCGATCGCTGACTGCCATTTGCATCACTATGGCAAGGCGTTCAAGGCCGGGCGCAAGGTCGGCCACGCCAACCTGCGCTGCGCCGACCGTGCCACGCTGGCCCAGCAGATCATCAAGGTCGAGACGTTGATCGCCGAGCAATAA
- a CDS encoding GlsB/YeaQ/YmgE family stress response membrane protein, with protein sequence MGIIGTIFIGLIVGLLARFLKPGDDSMGWIMTILLGIGGSLAATYGGQALGIYQAGQGAGFIGALVGAIVLLVIYGLIKRN encoded by the coding sequence ATGGGAATCATCGGAACCATTTTTATCGGCTTGATCGTTGGCCTGCTGGCACGCTTCCTGAAACCGGGCGATGACAGCATGGGCTGGATCATGACCATCCTGCTCGGTATCGGCGGTTCGTTGGCAGCCACCTACGGCGGCCAGGCCCTGGGCATCTACCAGGCCGGCCAAGGCGCAGGTTTCATTGGGGCCCTGGTGGGCGCGATCGTGTTGCTGGTGATCTACGGCCTGATCAAGAGAAACTGA
- a CDS encoding DUF3299 domain-containing protein, translated as MRRLVLTLLLLGSGLAHAGELPETDWLELMPKSDQKALEAMPEIDHDSPEANGTFTEKGGLKQSKGLPAVMYSTKTVAAMNDKHIRIGGYPVPLESDAKGRSTLFFLVPYPGACIHVPPPPPNQLVLVRYPKGLKLDDIYTPLWVTGTLKIEKVDNDLASAAYALEAEKVRVVQEADL; from the coding sequence ATGCGCCGTCTAGTGTTGACCCTTCTATTGCTGGGCAGTGGCCTGGCCCACGCTGGCGAACTGCCGGAAACCGACTGGCTCGAACTGATGCCCAAGTCGGACCAGAAAGCCCTCGAGGCCATGCCCGAGATCGACCACGACTCCCCCGAAGCCAACGGCACCTTCACCGAAAAAGGTGGCTTGAAGCAAAGCAAAGGCTTGCCGGCGGTGATGTATTCGACCAAGACCGTGGCGGCGATGAACGACAAGCACATCCGCATCGGCGGTTATCCGGTGCCGCTGGAAAGCGACGCCAAGGGCCGCAGCACGCTGTTTTTCCTGGTGCCTTACCCTGGCGCCTGCATCCACGTCCCGCCACCGCCGCCTAATCAGTTGGTGCTGGTGCGCTATCCCAAGGGCCTGAAGCTGGACGACATCTATACACCGCTGTGGGTGACCGGCACGCTGAAGATCGAAAAGGTCGACAACGATCTGGCGAGTGCGGCGTATGCGCTGGAGGCGGAGAAGGTGAGGGTGGTGCAGGAGGCGGATTTGTAG